CCGTGGCGAACTTCTCGGCGGCGGTCCCGGCCAGCAAAATCACCAGCCCGGGGTTCGTGCAGAACTGCCCGGCCGCCATCAGGCAACTCGTCGCAAAATCGCCGACCACCTGGTCGAAGCGCTCTCGCAACGCGCCTGGCAAAATGACGACCGGGTTGATGCTCGACATCTCCAGATAGATCGGTTTCCCGGCCGCGTCGGCGGCTTGTTTGAGGCGCATGCCGCCCGAACGACTGCCGGTGAAGGCGGTCGCTCCGATGCGTGGATCGGCCACCATCCGCAGTCCGTCCTCGGGGGCCATGTCATACAGCATCTGCACCGACCCAGGCGGCAGCCCAGCCGTTTGCGCGGCCAAATGCGCTTGCTCAGCAAACAGGCGCGAGGTCGTCGGATGACTTGGGTGCGCCTTGGCGATCACCGGATTACCGGCGGCGATGGCGGACGCGAAATCACCGCCAGAAACGCCGCCATAGGCCAGCGGAAAGTTGTTCGGTCCCAGCACGAAAACCGGGCCGAGCGGACCGTACATCGACCGGATGCCGGCCGGCGCGTCGATCGTCGGCATCGCCCACGAGCCTTCCCGGGCGGCCCCGGCCGCCAAACGCAATTGATTCACCGTCCGTGGCAATTCCACGTCCGCCAAGCGCGGCGAGCGCGGATAGGCCGTCTCCAAATGCGCTGCCGTGACGATCGCCTCGGCATGCTGCTCGATATTCCCGGCATAAGTTTCGAGAAAGGCCGCCAACGCCTCGGCGGGGAGCGACCGCATGGCGTCGGCCGCCTGCCGCGCGGCCTGGAGCGCCGCTTCGCAATCGGCCCAAGCGCTGCGCGGATAGGCGTCCGGCAACTGTTCCCCAGTGGCCGGGTTCGTGGCCTGAAAAACGCCGACCTGTTGCGCCGGCCGCCAATTATCGCCAATCAGTACAGAATGAACGTGCATCGTGGTCGCCCGGTAGGAGTGCTTTTCGGTCCAACCGGAGCCTAAAGCCGTCGTCACCGCCGGTCAACCGTGTCGCGGTCAGGTCGTCGCATGGCCGGCGTCGGCACTTTGCCGGCCGCGCCAAGCGGGCTAGGATTGTCGCGTCGGCTTGGGCGGACGTAGTTATTGAGCAGTCAGGTATTCGATCCCGTGGAGCGATTCCATACCGATTTGATGGCGATGCTCTTGGCCGCGGCGGCGCGGATCTTGAGCGGGGCCACCGTGCGCTGGATCGACTCGCAACCGGACGACTGCCAACGCGTTTACTTCGCCAACCACACCAGCCACCTCGACGCCTTGGTGCTGTGGTCGCTGCTGCCGGCGAACATTCGCGAGCTGACGCGCCCCGTCGCCGCCAAGGACTACTGGGAAAAGGGCCCCGTCCGCCGGTATCTTGCCAACCGGGTCTTCCACGCGCTGCTAATCGATCGCAAAGAAATCAAGGTGCATCAAAGCCCAGTGGATGCGATGATCCGAGCCATGGGAGACAAGTATTCGCTGATCGTCTTCCCCGAAGGCCAACGTAACACCGGAGAAGACCTGCAGGAATTCAAGAGCGGCCTGTATTACCTTTGCAAGAAACGTCCCGATCTGGAGGCGGTCCCAGTGCACATCGACAACCTGAACCGCGTCCTCCCGCGCGGCGAGTTCCTACCCGTGCCGCTGCTAAGCTGCATCACCTTCGGCCCGCCCATCTGGCTGGAAACCGGCGAATCCAAGGTCGCATTCCTGGCCAGAGCCCGAGACGCGGTTAAGCGACTCAAAGACGCATGAGTGAAAACCGTTTGAGACGCAGAGTCGCAAAGAAGTGATGCGAACGGGACGACCAACTGAACACTGAACATTGAACACTTCAAACTAAAAAACTTCAAACTCCCGAGTAATCCGTGCAGTTTTACGATCGCTACACGCTAATCCTCGTCCTCAGCGTGTTTGTCGCGCTGGGCGTCGCCACACTCGTGGGAAGGATTCTGCGCGGCCAGGTCGACAACGGCATGGATCCGGCGATCGTGGCCAAGTTCAACCGCCGCGTGAACGCCTGGTGGATTATGACCGCGGCCTTGGCCACGGCGTTTCTGCTGGGCTACTCCGCCACCGTTATCCTGTTCGGGGTGATTTCCTTCTGGGCGCTGCGCGAGTTCATCACGCTCACGCCAACGCGCATTGCCGACCACCGCGCGCTGTTCTGGGTGTTTTTCATCTTCACGCCGCTGCAATTCATCCTGGTCGGCATGCGCCGCGAGCCGCTTTACAGCATCCTCATCCCGGTCTACGCATTCCTCTTTATCCCGGCCCGGGTGGCGTTCGCGGGCGATTTCAAACGTTTCCTGGAACGGACCGCGAAAATTCAGGCCGGGCTGATGATCTGCGTCTACTGCCTAAGCTACGCCCCGGCGATCCTCAGCTTGGACGAGCAGCAGATCGCGATGAATTCGCCGACGGCGGAAATCGCGCCCGTCGTGACGGCGGAAGCAAACACTCCAGCGGTGGCACGGCCAGCGCTCAATGCCCAAGAACGCTTGACGCGGAACGCGCGCCTGATGTTCTTCTTTATCCTGATCGTGCAACTCGGCGACGTGCTGCACCTGGCCGCCGAAAAGCTGTTCGGCCGCTATGTCATTGCACCGGCCATCCACCAGGGACGCACCTGGACCGGCATGCTCGGCGGCATCGGGGCGACGACGCTGCTTGGCATGATGTTCTGGTGGGCCACGCCCTTCAACATCTTCCAAGTGGCGATCTTATCTTTCGCCACGGCGCTGATGGGCTTCGCTGGCGGGCTGACCATGTCCGCCATCAAACGCGATCGCGGCGTCCGCGACTACGGCACCCTGGTCGAGGGCCACGGCGGCGTCCTCGACCGGATCGATTCGATCTGCTTCGCCGCCCCGGTCTTCTTCCAGGTCTCGAAGTATATTTTCTACTTCTCGCCGCCTACCTGACCCGATGGTCCTCGCGGCGCCATTCGAAGATGACCTCGCGCGCCGCGTCGTCCGACTTCGCAGTCGGTTGATCGTCCACCACGGGATCGGCCTCGACGGGCGACTCCGTCATCGCCGCGTCACCGGACAGCGAGCGCATCCGGCGATTTCCGGCCGGAGCCCGCCAACCGTCCGTCGAAACGCCGTTCACAGGTCGCGGCGCAGCTGCCGAAGGCGTCTTCTTCGACGGCGGCGCATTCTGAGCGCGGTAGATCAGATTCGGCGTCGGACGCGGTTGGCGCTCGATCGCATTGCCGCGCAAACTCGCGGCGACGAATGTCGGGGACGAGTCCAACGGATCTTCGACCTCCGGGACTGCGATTTCTTCCGGGCAACCTCGTTTGACCCAAGCCAGCCAATCGGTTTGCAGCTCGCTGAGGTCATGGAAACCATAGTGCTTGTCGACGGCCGCGGACCAATCGTCCGTATCCAGCCCCTCCTCGACGAATCGCACGAAAG
The sequence above is drawn from the Planctomycetia bacterium genome and encodes:
- a CDS encoding aldehyde dehydrogenase (NADP(+)), with product MHVHSVLIGDNWRPAQQVGVFQATNPATGEQLPDAYPRSAWADCEAALQAARQAADAMRSLPAEALAAFLETYAGNIEQHAEAIVTAAHLETAYPRSPRLADVELPRTVNQLRLAAGAAREGSWAMPTIDAPAGIRSMYGPLGPVFVLGPNNFPLAYGGVSGGDFASAIAAGNPVIAKAHPSHPTTSRLFAEQAHLAAQTAGLPPGSVQMLYDMAPEDGLRMVADPRIGATAFTGSRSGGMRLKQAADAAGKPIYLEMSSINPVVILPGALRERFDQVVGDFATSCLMAAGQFCTNPGLVILLAGTAAEKFATAMAEKFAQAPVGTLLSAGVRDGLAANVAKVVKAGANALTGAKPAEGAGYRYSNTLLRVDGVKFLADAHTFQTEAFGNASLLVLASDVREAEAILKTLEGNLTGSIYSDTQGGDDAGYAALAPIMREKVGRLLNDKMPTGVAVSPAMQHGGPYPATGHPGFTAVGIPASLVRFAALQCYDNVREHRLPLALRNKNPNGTMWRRVAGKWTTDDV
- a CDS encoding lysophospholipid acyltransferase family protein, producing MAMLLAAAARILSGATVRWIDSQPDDCQRVYFANHTSHLDALVLWSLLPANIRELTRPVAAKDYWEKGPVRRYLANRVFHALLIDRKEIKVHQSPVDAMIRAMGDKYSLIVFPEGQRNTGEDLQEFKSGLYYLCKKRPDLEAVPVHIDNLNRVLPRGEFLPVPLLSCITFGPPIWLETGESKVAFLARARDAVKRLKDA
- a CDS encoding phosphatidate cytidylyltransferase, with the protein product MDPAIVAKFNRRVNAWWIMTAALATAFLLGYSATVILFGVISFWALREFITLTPTRIADHRALFWVFFIFTPLQFILVGMRREPLYSILIPVYAFLFIPARVAFAGDFKRFLERTAKIQAGLMICVYCLSYAPAILSLDEQQIAMNSPTAEIAPVVTAEANTPAVARPALNAQERLTRNARLMFFFILIVQLGDVLHLAAEKLFGRYVIAPAIHQGRTWTGMLGGIGATTLLGMMFWWATPFNIFQVAILSFATALMGFAGGLTMSAIKRDRGVRDYGTLVEGHGGVLDRIDSICFAAPVFFQVSKYIFYFSPPT